A stretch of DNA from Solenopsis invicta isolate M01_SB chromosome 5, UNIL_Sinv_3.0, whole genome shotgun sequence:
CATATTTACGCATCAGATTCAGTAAAGTTTGCATTGGGACAGATAAACATCTAATTTCTTTtgcaattattgttaaattatttagctCTGAAACTTTTCGAACATGCATATAGCTATATgtcttatgttttttttttaaatctctgtATTCGTGGATTGTCGAGATACAGAATGAGAAACGAGGATGAAGTGCCGCCCAAATTAATATCggtattattacatttgtgacagaattttgaaaaattaaaatataatattaatattgaatttaaagattAGACGCGCTAATCGCTTTCATTTAAGATTTCAccataattacaataaaaagacTAAAACAGAGACTATATGaactttttgcaaattatatcgCAAATACTCATTGATCACTACTGAAACctttcaatttgaaaaaaaggtcCTTACTCTCTAATTCtcctattatataatatatcgaaCGATTGATAGATTCAGAATTCTTGGATCAACTGATATAACAaagtcaaaaatattaaaacgtagaaaacataaatataatagaaatttataaattagagGAACGCGATATATATTTGCTAAGTTCATATATACTTGTGTATTCTGAATCACTCCTCTACACACATACTTTCCAACATATCTATATCACTATACGAGTTCGAAGCTTAAAATCATGCAAAGTGGCGACTAGGCGTAattcacaaaatttataaaatgtggtCTTTTCGCTGTGAACAAAATGTCGTACCAACGCGGTAGTCGACCTAATTGCCACTTTggttttttattagatttattataaactcagaaaaaaaataaaccaataCTATACAATGTATAATTACAGCAGAAATTGCGCAAAAACAGCGCATTTTGCGACTGAAAATGAAAATCTatggatataaataataaacctGCTTAATTCTTTGATCCACGCTTACACGCTAGGTAATTAATGTAGAGAGAAGTTACTACATGCTTGTCAATGGATAATGTGCACTGCTGATGAGACGGCTGCACGTTTCTCACAATGTAGGGCCAAATTTCAAGAGGAGAGGATTCTGACTTGAATCGCAATCGTCTGTAATAACTCCACGATAATGGCGTTTTTAGCATAGAGTAAACTCTCCGTATTAATATATACTACAACTTCAAAAAGACAGTatctgatataaatatattcgcTGCTTATTTTCAACATGCATCGCAGCgcaacaaatatataattaactgtACACGCGTAgcgatattaattacatttagaGAGACGGAATTAAGACATGGTAACACCCGTATAAGGAAACTCCACTTGTTTGTTAGGACCTGTTTACTCTTAGTCACGTCTAGACGTTTAAAATATAGACTTATGAGTATAACTTGTATGTTAGCTAGAACATACTAACATCCTTttcatgtacaaaaaaaatgctGCTCGATGTAATCCATTCAAAACGATAATCCAGGACGCTCGGAAAAATTTGGCACAGACACTGCCTTTTTTTTGTTGGAATACTCATATTCGATTCACTCCAAGTGATAAAATTTCGTACAGCGAAGCTACGTGGTCGTACTACCGATGTAACCGTTATTCAACGTTTCCGATTTGTTCATGTAATCGCCCGTGTgctttttgttattttccgtTTTATTACCGTTAATCTGAATGTCCATGACATCTACCGATGGAAATTCTACGTGTAACGAAATTATCTCCTTCTTTTCGATACCCGATATGATTTCAAGACTCCTGTTTTCGTAATCGGGATCGTCTCGAAGCTTAGACGGATTTGGGCTGTCGAGAAAATTTCGCTTAACCAAACTCTGTGGACTTGCAGACTTCCCTAGAGAACTTTGACTCACGTTACCGCGAGAAGtacttttcttataaataaaaggCGAGCTGACCGATTTAAGGCTGCCTACAAAAGGCGAGTTTAACGTGTCCTTACTAGATACGAGCGAATCCCCGGAAATACCGCCGAATTCATCAAATCCAGCTTTGGGTACTTTTGTAGAGTTCATGTCATGGAAATTAGAAGTAGCTTTTGAGGTTTCGCCGAACGAATCTACTTCGTATTGTGgacttaagttatttttaatactgCGAGGCTCAAAACTTGCAAAGTCGCCAAAGTCTTGACGCAGCGGCGAATCTTCTTCTCCTTCTATTTCTTCCTCCCGTAAATCTTGTAAAGCAACCATTTCTAGATCcctgtttaaattaaataatcaaattgtaaaaaccaaacaattaaatagtttaattattcaaatgtgcaaatgataataataatataaaatatacttactGGTCATTTTGTGGCGAATGCGAATTATTTTGATTTCGAGCTTCGATACCTTCCGGACTATGATAAAAGCTAACATTCTCGAAACCCTCTATACTAACTTCTTGCAATAACAGAGTCTCGATGTCTATAAAGGTAGGTCTTCTCGTGGCTCTGTGATTCCAGGTACGTCTCATTAAATTGTACAGTGAGTCAGGACAATTTTCTGGTCGTTCCATAACTCCTCCTTCAATTACGTAACGTAATACCTAAgaacaacaaaataataatttagagaaaCATGTAATACAACCAAAATTATCTTCTCGCAGAATTCGTACTCACCTGGTCATTCGACAAGCCTTGATATGGCTGCGAAGCGAGCGTTACCATTTCCCACAGAACAACTCCGTAACTCCAAACGTCAGAGAAACTGGTAAATACGCCATCCTTCAAACTTTCTGGTGCCATCCATCTGACTGGTAGTAGCCCCTTAGATCCTTTTCGATAGTAATCAGTTTCGTATATGTCTCTCGTCATGCCAAAGTCACCGATCTTTACAGTGAGATCCTCAGCTACCATACAATTGCGAGCAGCTAAGTCTCTATGGACAAATTTCTTTGCAGAAAGGTAAGACATGCCGTCCGCAATTTCGACCGCCATTTGTAGGATTTCTCTTAATGTTGGAGGTTGTTTGGAGTTCTCGCACACGTCTGGTCGATGACTTctcaaatacgtttttaaatcACCGTTCACCATTAATTCCATAACTACCAATGTAGGTTGACCCTGCGACACTACGCCCAGTAGTCTGACAACGTGATGAGTGTTAAAAGCCCTTCAAcgtgaaaattataatagattaGAATCTAAAATAAAGAGATACAAAATATCGCTAGCAAGTAATCAATTCCTCTTACTTCATGACGGAAGCCTCGTTAAGGAATTCTATTCGTTCACGGTCGGTTGCATTTTCATTTACGGTTTTTACGGCGCACCGTACTTCCGGTTTGCCTTTTACGACGTCTTTGGCCAATCCCTCGTATACCATACCGAAAGAACCATTCCCTAATTCTCGTaataactgaattttttttctggGTACTTCCCATTCGTCCGGCACGTAACTGGTGCTCACATATTCTGGATTCACTGTTGCGATAAGCCTCATACTGGGCACATTTCTCATTGATTTCTTTTTGATTACGTAgcttatgaaaaaaatgattactATTGTCATAACGCCAATTATCGAGCAGATGACAATCCAAAATTCACTAAGTGTATCAGATTCCTCTATAGAAAAGTATTTCACTTCGGTGTACGCGCCATTTCCAGCTAAACTGGTAGCTCGTacttttatagaataatttccGGCAGGAAGTTCCTTCAAGGTGTATCTGTTGCCCAGTTTGACAAAGTCGCGTCTTGTGATACATACCACTGTTGCTTGTATCTGTGTAACACAGGAAAGATTATATTATAGATGACACCAATATACTCTAAATTActatatacaataaaaactaaaattaatatttaataaaaaatatgttacttaCATTTTGTATATCAATTCTTTTATACTCAATCTGATACGTGACTATTAGGCCGTTGGGTTGAGGCGGTTCGTCCCAAGACAACGTAATTATAGTGAGACTGTTATTTTCGCCAGATTTAGTCAATGTAAAAGTGTTTGGTGGAATATTATCTGCGTTTTCCATGGCTAACGTACGATACGTTTTCATACTCTTCATCGAACAATTTTTACTCTTTGTATCATTCAATTCACTCGCATCTAGCTCTCGGCAAGCTTGAACCTCAATATTGTATGCAGTAAAATGCCGGAGATTTCTCATGACAAAAGTAAGATTCGTGCTAGGTATTATTCGTTCGAATACTAACACCGAACCATTCTCCATTTTATCGCTAATGCTTTCCCAATTCTAAACATAAAATATCGagagtatttaattttaagtgacAATGTAAAATACTGTAATTAAATGCATATCAATCGaagtatataatattgtttcattTCGTACTAATATCTTTTTACGTTACTACTGCCAAAATggaaataatcaatttatttgtgATATAAAATACTCATCTTCAAATAATCatcttcaaattattatttgtaaatagagtaatcaagtaaataaatcattatgGATATAGAGAATGATATGAAATTTTACCTGAACTTTTTTGAACGTGGGCTCTTTGGCTAATTGCGCCGCGATTAACATTTCACTATCAGTGTGGCGTCTTCTACGCGACTGCGCTCGTTTTATATAAACCTGATTGTGTAACGCGTTCTCGAAGGCGATCGAACTGGAAACTTCTTTTTCAAGCATCGATTGATCCGTCACTTCTCGATCTGAACAGAGGCACGAATCGGTTTTCGAAAACTCTTTCTCTAACTCGAAATACTTCTTTTCTTCCTCTGCTACGACTTCCTCCGGTGATTTTGTCTCAAGCAATGGCATAgctaaaattagtaataatttattaataattaatttttcactgTTATGTGAAAACTGTTATGTAACCACAAAATAGGTGCGCACTCATAATTGTGATCAATACttgtactaataaaaaattttcattacattGTATTACTATatactattgaaaaaaattaaataattttaattacgttcGTCACAATAATTCCTTTGGTCGATAAAACTCTGATCATCGGGTTCCCAACGGCCAACAATTCGATAATGCGtcaaatttccattttttttaaccgGCGGAAACCAGGATATAACCAACTCGTTGCTAGAATTACTCCAAGTCGATAAAGCTCTGGGCGAACCAGGCGCATCCGGCTTTGTCGTAAAGTACGTGATTTTACTCTGCGCGCCTGATCTTTCCGTGGCTATGGTGTAAGTCTTAACATAGTAAGCATATTGAGTATACGGCTTCAGCTGAGTCAGTATATGAAGGTGCTCTTGTAAGTCCGTATGAGTGCTATTCTGTGTCTGATTGGCAAACAGCGTCGTACTGTCAGCGGAAACATCCTCCACTCGCCAACCATCACCGCCACAAGCATCGCGGCCATCGTACATCGTTATGTTCTGATTAGGCGCTTCGATAAAGTAAACAACGTAACCCAAAAGAGACCGGATATCGTGATGCTTAAAGGCCGTCCATTTAATAATAGCTCCCACAGGTGTCCTCCAAGTGACCCGAGTCTCCAGCTCGGTGACGTTACATGCGATTTTGTCTCCGTTGCTATTAGACGCCACGTCGTGATCGGTGAATTCTTCCAAGTTGGCCTTCAATCGCAACTTTTCAATCTCGTGCAGACacaatttcggattgaaatgaaaAAAGAGTCTAGCAGGTCCTGTTTTGGCCAAAATAGTGATGTTCTTGTGCGTGTTCCAATCCCAGAGTTCCTGAAGGTTCTGATTATCGAGGACGGAGAGACTGTACTTGCTCTCGGAATCGTTACCGCGTATCACGCGCAGATTCTTTAGAAAATTGAGGGATATTAGCGGAAAGCTGCGAACAATTCTCAAGGAACCGTCTATCTCCTCGATCATGCCTAGATTGTCCTCGAGTTCCTTTACAATGTTTTTGCCACCGCGTATCTCTATCTCAAGGCTACCCGTGAGGTGTGTGCATCCACGCAATTTTTGTGCCGTTTCGATACTCATCACTTTCGCAGCAGAGCATTCTCTCAAGCACTGTCGACCTTCGCACTTTTGGCAGGACACGTTGCCATGATCCTCACTTTCCATGTAACCTGCAGGACACTCGATCACGCAGCTATCGTTAAACGGCTTGTACGGGTGCTGCTTTATCATCTCATCTTCATTCTTGTACATCGACTTTGGCATCTGACGGCATTCCCATTCTTCGATGCAACGTCGATTCATAAACTTGTATTTGCCTCTTGGACAACGGTCTTTGCACTCTTTGCCGTTTATTACCACGTTTCTGCAAACGGAACAATCGTTGGCTGTCGGTCCCGTGCATCCGCCCAAACAAAATGGATGGCAGCATTGTCCCGTAGAGTTGCAAGCTCTATCCTCGCACTTCCGATCACATACTATTAAGAcaaaattgttacattaaaatcaaatgctaaacttacatttttttgtgaattaaataaataacttgcGAGTCACGCAAATAGAGATTTATCTGATAGTGGCGAgccttttaaaaatttttaataaaaaattgtcatgaTTGTCGGACTTTCAAAAGTCGAGATATTATTGTAAAACGAAAGAAACAGAATATACATTAGCTATAGATTTACCGCATattcatgtaaatatttaagttaacaatatatatttttttttacatgttattcaAATATCTCTCAAAACATTTTCGTACATTTATTCAGTTCattcacaaaaaaaagaataaatgcaattttcaaaCAACTTAACTTTCCAGTTCTCTTAAATagcatatattaattttaatttgatactgttTTTCTGTATAGAAGCATTCTCATaagatatatttacatacatgaaaaaatatacaactGTAAATTCTAcgatctgaaataaaaaattgaataaaattctctaagcaaatttaaataaaaatttccaaagTTAAACATCGCTGTTGCCCGTGGCAATTTTCATAAGGATCCAATTCAATATTCGACTTGATACAATACAATTGCGAATATAATCGATCGATTGTCATAACTTACTACGTTGGCAGTGTTGTACATTCCAGCACAAATTCTGATCGGGTTTCGTCTGTCTTGTTGGGCATTTTCTAGGGCACATCGGACAACCGTTTGATGGCTTATTGTCctgtaaataaaatgtgaataCATGATAAACATATACATGATAAAACAATGTTATGTATTTGTGCGTTTTCGcatattttttcttgcaattaGTCTCAAAATTTGTCTCTTAAATTTGTTTCTGGCGCCCTCATTATCTTTTATATGCTATCGCGAGAAGTTTCAGACTCAAtaagatataaaagtaaaaacgcctctataaaattataactctTAAACATGCTACTTAAATCGACACGAGAAGTACTTTAGCATATAATGAAGCAATGAAAATACGTTAGCATTTTTAACTTGACACCTCTTGTGCATAAAGATTTATTATCAGAATCTAATCCGGTCACTTTATTGCTATTTTCGtccaattgattttattttatatttacacagAGAGAACGGTTTTTctaaagcatctaaaaatttagctataaatctgaaaataattttgtagagcAATCgtcaaaatgattattttgGCTACTATAAGCATGATAATAATTTCGacattttacaaacaaaattaagcAACCAGCTTGAGTCTTACATAATTGTTTGGAgggttcaacaaaattattttcagatttgtaacTAGCTATGTTTTTAGGTattcgagaaaaatgtttttcccGTATATGTATCagttgtaaatatatttttgcgagTGTTAAGCGAATCAACGAAGTGCAACCTCTATGTATTTTAGGAAAAAGAAATGACGTTTTTTTAAGTAGATTATAGGAATTCTTTTTCGCTACCGCGTGGAAACTatatatgtaagaaaaaaaagagaactaaGAAACAATACTATACTATACTATACGTCGAAACTAATACAAAGGTCAAAAAACACATTGCGAAAGGCTCATATTCGATGATCAAAAGTGTATCGTTTCTCGCAACGATACACTTTTCACAAAATATTCGGTACTACTTCTATGGGCATAACTCAAAAAAAGAAAGTCGATGATcaaacgagtaaaaaaaatttacgcatAAATAATGCTAACACTATAGACATGTATTACGTTGTATTCGTATTATTTAGTTGTAGATATGCGGTGATCGCATGGCTTTACTCATACGATGCTAAAGTGATTCGATTGTTTCAGAAGGTACATgtatattgtattgtattatgGCAAAGCGTATTGTCACTACTACGTCGTCATTTCTCAGTTTTATTATACCAAATTTCCACGGTGCATTACTTTGCACACTGCACATTCATTGTAAAATGAATCAAGTTATTTTTTCAACCATTTCCGCTTTAGATTTCTTGTCTCTTAACAATTCATTGATAAGAAAGACGCTGTGAAGCATGACAACTATGACGAGTCACGCGCGTTGCGGTAGATATTCCTGTTTGGTCCAAATAGTGTGACTGATTGTGAGTGTGACTAGAAATTCGCGCtcttttttaaaagagaaactTAGATTATCGATTATTATAAGTTACCAGGATCACTGCGCCAGTCGCTGAACGATCACCAATAAATaactgtttaagaaaaataatataaaactaatattgtgtcaattaattgatttttcatttaattttcacacggatttgattaaaatattattctttcttATTCGAAAGtgtaatgatattaaattattttgtttattaatcagCTTTATACCATTTTGATGCCCGTTGGACGTTGTCAATACGAATTATTCACGGAGCAAAGATAGGACTATCGACGGTGTACGCCGGTCTTTCGAGTCTTAGATAAACTTACTCTTATCTTGACCTATCGAATCTTGCTAATAATACCCTATCTCTATTTAAGTGTTGCACCGAGGTAAAAAATCGAAGGTACTTACCTTTATAAAGTGCTCTCCATTTCCAGCTTTGGCGATGATATCCCAGTCGATCGTGTCGACAAAGCAGAGCATCGGGTTCTTTTCGAAATGCACAGATCCACGTAGAATGTTTGTCAGGGAATGAAGACCAATTTCCTGAAGATGCATCATCTCGAATGCCATGAGAGCGTAATTCATAATAAGAGAATTACCGCGAATGACCGCCAGATTTGGAAACAGCTGGCCGATGGTTTTCAGTCCGTTTACCCTGAAAAATACGAGTAAACGAATGCAAGGTTAAAAAGTATAaggatacacacacacacacacacacacacacacacacacacacacacacacaatatctcacacacacacacacacacacacacacacacacacacacacacacacacacacacacacacacaatatctttttaaagctatgttataaatgatataaatctGATACtgaataatttgcaaataatcaTACCTGTACAAAAGAAGGAAATCAGTGATCTCGACCAGTTCGGGAAAGCTGAAATTGGCGTAGTCCAATGGCTCCGCTCGATCGATCAAGCTAATTTGTACGAAGCCTTCGACCACTTGGCATCCCTTTAGTTTTGAGAACTCGTTCACGTTATTTCTTATGTCTATACTTTGGCACACTGTAACAGAGGAAACCATACCGACGAAATTAATAATGTGACGCTACACAATTTGAGTAAATAATTGCTATACAGACTGTTATTAACAGCTCAACAGAGTGTTTGAAAAAATGACTGTACGATGCCATTAAATCGTGTCCatctttttaaaatcatttattagcgatcatttattattaaattttcagaatttttaagataattgaacAGTTATTcctatttaaaatgtaattttttctaaataatttgttGCTGAAACTTAGTTCTTCTtgttaaaaacttgtaaaattttataaacaaaaagtaaaaaaatattgctttatattttaaataatattgccttcatcttttataattattgatgatttaaaaaaagataaataatttattatgaggTAAGTAAGTATAAAATGCtagaaaaagttttgacattctaacaatcaatttgatataattaagttcaatttgacataattatttggatggtctaacaaaattatttttagatctgtattctgccaaatttttagatactttaaagcaaaatagcctttttttttctatgtaaaatcgCTCCGTATTAATCAggtaaaaatcaaaaataagaaattagtaggatgtaatttttacaattgcGAGCGTGTTCTCCAATACCGAATCATGTCTGGCACGCGGCTGCATCAGCGTGCAGCAAGTCAAGCTGGTGCATTAAACCGCGGCTCGCTTCCTCGCGTTTCACTAATCGTCGTATTGGAACGACGGGCTAACGGAAGGTTGTCGAGTCGACGTGCTCGATTTCAACGCTAAAAATACTCGCCGCGCCAGCTGCTGTCGAAATAAACAGGAGGAGACGCACTCCTCCACTATTATTCGCGCGAACTGCATCGTTGTCAGGATCGCTTTATCGAGATAATTTCATCGTACCTGCAACGTTCGTGTTCTCTAAGCTTTCTTTTGGAAATGATCGGAATGATCTCGtgataaataactttttcaaCAAACGAATCGACACTTTGGAAGGATACTTTTCTCACACGACAACAGTTTGTCCGCAAGAATATGttgcattaatataaataatttcgagGAATAATGAAGAATAGCGTTATCAGCAACGATAAGCGGAGCcaaatgcataaattattttgtacttgAGAATAATTGACGGCGTGCCACTATCCTACAGGAATTAGCTGTGAATTGTCTAGACGAAATATTGTATACATCGTCAAAAACCACGTCTTGCCTAAGCTACCAGTGTAGTTTTTGGCAACACACGTTGCCAAAATGCGTGATCAAAGCATACGTTTAAATACAGTAAAAACCATTGTCGACAGGTGCACTGGCAATGTTTTCATTACACATTTGTTTGCTGTCACTCGTCACTGAGAATTGTCAATTAACGAAGTAACGGAAAACCGGTTATTCATCTCATTTATCATTCTATTCATAATTTCATTCGTGTATacttatattttccattttttaattgaaaaacgacattgaaaaaatatccaaagttttttacaaaattacgtgtaccaatgaaaaaaaaaaaaaacaatacaagtcaatttttgctaaaattgaGATTAAGAATCAGAAAAGTTAGATAAGAGAGGAAAGGGTGTAGTACTTTTTaccaattttaacatttttcatgcaaattttattttgctattaaaaaatacaaaaacaactttaaaatattctttcgaatattgatatctatatatttttgtatatttaaattgttccttttttatatatttttttaacattagaaaaaaattgaattctagtgaaaaaaataatatatctcacatttttttattatttttagaactacagttctaaaaattagaaccGTTTTTTTCaggttgtcatataatttttttgtgttattttacaACACAATGATCGATTCATTTGATCTCAATTATACGACTTGTCCCtaaataaaaaggaagaagCCTCGTGAAACAGAATAGACGatttgtaattttcataaattttcaacGTTATCGTAGACAGAGTTGGGAAACACAATTAATTATGTGGTATCACATAATTACTCCGTGTAACATCATACGAGAAGGCGTAACATTTCGCTATGCCGACAAAGCTATGCTGAAACCAGCGGTGTCGATGGCGACGAAGCGAGACGAAAGGAGGCGAGGCAGAGCGGCGCGGAGCGAAGCCGTACAAGATGCAAAGGTTTCATTCATAACGAATTGTACGACGCGGTGCATGCGTACAACAACGGCTAGCGTACTATCTACGTGCGTATAATGCGTAAGCAATGCGGATCATCAAAGTGGAATAACAACGTAATTGTCGTAAGAGTTGTCCGATCTGGAgattgtattataaaaacaatccAACTATTTGACAAtgacacaaagaaaaaaa
This window harbors:
- the LOC105195102 gene encoding insulin-like peptide receptor isoform X1, with protein sequence MKSSAACYARRFGGVTFDENESSIVAPFLSEANSTTCHCHCPCDAFERDDGASSLSTACDLCERLRGQTGRCYDSVDRVDRVDATEWTGDSHAADRSSRRKSDENDLSVNDSRVTVEKRDRTLKCDRTPLRESSARCASSVVRWIFAARFYADFKSIEWRRFLWIVLFIFAICNLAAANNIAIGPSRNKVCQSIDIRNNVNEFSKLKGCQVVEGFVQISLIDRAEPLDYANFSFPELVEITDFLLLYRVNGLKTIGQLFPNLAVIRGNSLIMNYALMAFEMMHLQEIGLHSLTNILRGSVHFEKNPMLCFVDTIDWDIIAKAGNGEHFIKDNKPSNGCPMCPRKCPTRQTKPDQNLCWNVQHCQRICDRKCEDRACNSTGQCCHPFCLGGCTGPTANDCSVCRNVVINGKECKDRCPRGKYKFMNRRCIEEWECRQMPKSMYKNEDEMIKQHPYKPFNDSCVIECPAGYMESEDHGNVSCQKCEGRQCLRECSAAKVMSIETAQKLRGCTHLTGSLEIEIRGGKNIVKELEDNLGMIEEIDGSLRIVRSFPLISLNFLKNLRVIRGNDSESKYSLSVLDNQNLQELWDWNTHKNITILAKTGPARLFFHFNPKLCLHEIEKLRLKANLEEFTDHDVASNSNGDKIACNVTELETRVTWRTPVGAIIKWTAFKHHDIRSLLGYVVYFIEAPNQNITMYDGRDACGGDGWRVEDVSADSTTLFANQTQNSTHTDLQEHLHILTQLKPYTQYAYYVKTYTIATERSGAQSKITYFTTKPDAPGSPRALSTWSNSSNELVISWFPPVKKNGNLTHYRIVGRWEPDDQSFIDQRNYCDEPMPLLETKSPEEVVAEEEKKYFELEKEFSKTDSCLCSDREVTDQSMLEKEVSSSIAFENALHNQVYIKRAQSRRRRHTDSEMLIAAQLAKEPTFKKVQNWESISDKMENGSVLVFERIIPSTNLTFVMRNLRHFTAYNIEVQACRELDASELNDTKSKNCSMKSMKTYRTLAMENADNIPPNTFTLTKSGENNSLTIITLSWDEPPQPNGLIVTYQIEYKRIDIQNIQATVVCITRRDFVKLGNRYTLKELPAGNYSIKVRATSLAGNGAYTEVKYFSIEESDTLSEFWIVICSIIGVMTIVIIFFISYVIKKKSMRNVPSMRLIATVNPEYVSTSYVPDEWEVPRKKIQLLRELGNGSFGMVYEGLAKDVVKGKPEVRCAVKTVNENATDRERIEFLNEASVMKAFNTHHVVRLLGVVSQGQPTLVVMELMVNGDLKTYLRSHRPDVCENSKQPPTLREILQMAVEIADGMSYLSAKKFVHRDLAARNCMVAEDLTVKIGDFGMTRDIYETDYYRKGSKGLLPVRWMAPESLKDGVFTSFSDVWSYGVVLWEMVTLASQPYQGLSNDQVLRYVIEGGVMERPENCPDSLYNLMRRTWNHRATRRPTFIDIETLLLQEVSIEGFENVSFYHSPEGIEARNQNNSHSPQNDQDLEMVALQDLREEEIEGEEDSPLRQDFGDFASFEPRSIKNNLSPQYEVDSFGETSKATSNFHDMNSTKVPKAGFDEFGGISGDSLVSSKDTLNSPFVGSLKSVSSPFIYKKSTSRGNVSQSSLGKSASPQSLVKRNFLDSPNPSKLRDDPDYENRSLEIISGIEKKEIISLHVEFPSVDVMDIQINGNKTENNKKHTGDYMNKSETLNNGYIGSTTT
- the LOC105195102 gene encoding insulin-like peptide receptor (The RefSeq protein has 2 substitutions compared to this genomic sequence), giving the protein MKSSAACYARRFGGVTFDENESSIVAPFLSEANSTTCHCHCPCDAFERDDGASSLSTACDLCERLRGQTGRCYDSVDRVDRVDATEWTGDSHAADRSSRRKSDENDLSVNDSRVTVEKRDRTLKCDRTPLRESSARCASSVVRWIFAARFYADFKSIEWRRFLWIVLFIFAICNLAAANNIAIGPSRNKVCQSIDIRNNVNEFSKLKGCQVVEGFVQISLIDRAEPLDYANFSFPELVEITDFLLLYRVNGLKTIGQLFPNLAVIRGNSLIMNYALMAFEMMHLQEIGLHSLTNILRGSVHFEKNPMLCFVDTIDWDIIAKAGNGEHFIKDNKPSNGCPMCPRKCPTRQTKPDQNLCWNVQHCQRICDRKCEDRACNSTGQCCHPFCLGGCTGPTANDCSVCRNVVINGKECKDRCPRGKYKFMNRRCIEEWECRQMPKSMYKNEDEMIKQHPYKPFNDSCVIECPAGYMESEDHGNVSCQKCEGRQCLRECSAAKVMSIETAQKLRGCTHLTGSLEIEIRGGKNIVKELEDNLGMIEEIDGSLRIVRSFPLISLNFLKNLRVIRGNDSESKYSLSVLDNQNLQELWDWNTHKNITILAKTGPARLFFHFNPKLCLHEIEKLRLKANLEEFTDHDVASNSNGDKIACNVTELETRVTWRTPVGAIIKWTAFKHHDIRSLLGYVVYFIEAPNQNITMYDGRDACGGDGWRVEDVSADSTTLFANQTQNSTHTDLQEHLHILTQLKPYTQYAYYVKTYTIATERSGAQSKITYFTTKPDAPGSPRALSTWSNSSNELVISWFPPVKKNGNLTHYRIVGRWEPDDQSFIDQRNYCDEPMPLLETKSPEEVVAEEEKKYFELEKEFSKTDSCLCSDRVVTDQSMLEKEVSSSIAFENALHNQVYIKRAQSRRRRHTDSEMLIAAQLAKEPTFKKVQNWESISDKMENGSVLVFERIIPSTNLTFVMRNLRHFTAYNIEVQACRELDASELNDTKSKNCSMKSMKTYRTLAMENADNIPPNTFTLTKSGENNSLTIITLSWDEPPQPNGLIVTYQIEYKRIDIQNIQATVVCITRRDFVKLGNRYTLKELPAGNYSIKVRATSLAGNGAYTEVKYFSIEESDTLSEFWIVICSIIGVMTIVIIFFISYVIKKKSMRNVPSMRLIATVNPEYVSTSYVPDEWEVPRKKIQLLRELGNGSFGMVYEGLAKDVVKGKPEVRCAVKTVNENATDRERIEFLNEASVMKAFNTHHVVRLLGVVSQGQPTLVVMELMVNGDLKTYLRSHRPDVCENSKQPPTLREILQMAVEIADGMSYLSAKKFVHRDLAARNCMVAEDLTVKIGDFGMTRDIYETDYYRKGSKGLLPVRWMAPESLKDGVFTSFSDVWSYGVVLWEMVTLASQPYQGLSNDQVLRYVIEGGVMERPENCPDSLYNLMRRTWNHRATRRPTFIDIETLLLQEVSIEGFENVSFYHSPEGIEARNQNNSHPPQNDQDLEMVALQDLREEEIEGEEDSPLRQDFGDFASFEPRSIKNNLSPQYEVDSFGETSKATSNFHDMNSTKVPKAGFDEFGGISGDSLVSSKDTLNSPFVGSLKSVSSPFIYKKSTSRGNVSQSSLGKSASPQSLVKRNFLDSPNPSKLRDDPDYENRSLEIISGIEKKEIISLHVEFPSVDVMDIQINGNKTENNKKHTGDYMNKSETLNNGYIGSTTT